One genomic segment of Vulpes vulpes isolate BD-2025 chromosome 2, VulVul3, whole genome shotgun sequence includes these proteins:
- the LOC112929575 gene encoding LOW QUALITY PROTEIN: hydroxysteroid dehydrogenase-like protein 2 (The sequence of the model RefSeq protein was modified relative to this genomic sequence to represent the inferred CDS: deleted 1 base in 1 codon), which produces MMNVNTRGTYLTSKACIPYLKKSKIAHILNLSPPLNLNPMWFKQHCAYTIAKYGMSLCVLGMAEEFKGEIAVNALWPKTAIHTAAMDMLGGSGIESQCRKVDIIADAAYSIFKKPKSFTGNFIIDENILREEGIKNFDIYAIKPGHPLLPDFFLDEHPDIITKKVESRDVIPELKEEKPQPPPKQRSGAVEETFRIVKDSLSDDVVKATQAVYQFELSGEDGGTWFLDLKSKGGNVGYGEPSSQADVVMSMSTDDFVKMFSGKLKPTMAFMSGKLKIKGNMALAIKLEKLMNQMNARL; this is translated from the exons ATGATGAATGTCAACACCAGAGGCACCTATCTGACATCTAAAGCATGCAttccttatttgaaaaagagtaaaattGCTCATATCCTCAATCTCAGCCCACCACTGAACCTAAATCCAATGTGGTTCAAACAGCACTGTGCTTATACCATTGCTAAGTATggtatgtctctgtgtgtgcttGGGATGGCAGAAGAATTTAAGGGTGAAATTGCAGTCAATGCATTATGGCCTAAAACAGCCATCCACACCGCTGCTATGGATATGCTGGGAGGATCTGGTATTGAAAGCCAGTGTAGAAAAGTTGATATCATTGCCGATGCTGcctattccatttttaaaaagccaaaaagttttactggaaactttattattgatgaaaatatcttaagagaagaaggaataaaaaat tttgACATCTATGCAATTAAACCAGGCCATCCCTTGTTACCAGATTTCTTCTTAGATGAACACCCAGATATAATCACCAAGAAAGTGGAATCACGTGATGTTATTCCGGAATTGAAAGAAGAGAAGCCACAGCCACCACCAAAACAACGTTCTGGAGCTGTGGAAGAAACATTTAGAATCGTTAAGGACTCTCTTAGTGATGACGTTGTTAAAGCCACTCAAGCAGTTTATCAGTTTGAACTCTCAGGTGAAGATGGTGGAACGTGGTTTCTTGATCTTAAAAGCAAAGGTGGGAATGTCGGATATGGAGAGCCCTCCAGTCAGGCGGATGTGGTGATGAGTATGTCTACTGatgattttgtaaaaatgttttcaggaaaaCTAAAACCAACAATGGCATTCATGTCAGGAAAATTGAAGATTAAAGGAAACATGGCCCTAGCAATCAAATTGGAGAAGCTAATGAATCAGATGAATGCCAGGctgtga